Genomic window (Mycolicibacterium smegmatis):
CGTGACGTAGGCCGCCTCGTCGGTTGCGAAGAACAGCGCTGCGTTACCGATGTCGGCAACCGATCCGAGGCGCCCGGCCGGGATGGCGGACGCCATTTGGTCGAGGTAGTCCTGGCCCATTTCGTCGAGGCCCTCGGTCATGATGTTGCCGGGGAGCACCGCGTTGATCGTGATCTTCTTGGGTGCGAGCTCCATGGCCGCGGTGCGCAGGAAGCCGAGCTGGGCGGCCTTGCTGGCCCCGTAGTGCGACCAGCCGGGGTATCCGGTGATGGGACCCGTGATGGACGACGTGACGACGACGCGACCGTGGCCGCTGGCAGTCAGCGCCTGCAGGGCGGCCTGCACGATGTAGACGGTGCCCTTGAAGTTGACGCCGAGGACCTGCTCGATGTCATCGGGGGTGAGGTCTTCGAGCCGGCCGGACGGGAAGATGCCTGCGTTGGCGCACACGATGTCGAGTCCGCCGTGGCGCGAGACGGTCTCGGCGACCGTGCGGCGGGCATCCTCGGGGTCGGTGACGTCGGCCCGCAGCGCGGTGACCTTGCCGCGCGTGCCCGAGAGGTCCGCGACCGTGCGGTCGAGGTCGTCCTGGTTGCGTCCGGTGATCACGACGTCGACACCGGCGTTGGCGAAGGTCTCGGCGATACCGCGGCCGATGCCCTTGCTGCCGCCGGTGACGATGGCCGATCGGCCCTCAAGAGAGGTGAACATGTTGAGTCCTCGAAAGTTTGGTGGGTGTGCGGGAGATCAGGTCAGGCGCAGTCCGTCGGACGACAGATAGCGCTCGGCGAGTGCGCAGCTGCCCGCGGCGTAGCTGATCGCCTTGGTGGCGGATTCCCGGGAGTGGGTGTGGCTGCCCATCCAGGCCAACAGCAGGAGCCTGCGCAGGAACACGAACGACGGCAGCATGGCCTCGTCGGCAGCGGCCAGCTCGCGTCGGGAGCGATAGCCCGCCACCCAGGACTCCTGCCATTCGCCAAGCCGCGGGTCGTCTTCGATGAACGACACTGCTGTGCCGAAATCGTAGAAATACCAACCGAATCCGCAGTCGTCGAAATCGATGACGGTGATGGTGCGTTGCGGCGTCGACGAGTCGACGAGCAGGTTGGCCAGACGCAGGTCGGCGTGGATCAGCCCGTAGCGGTCAGGTCCGGAGCCGTATTCCTTCAGCTTGCGGTGCAGCAGGTCCTGTGCGCGGGTGAGCAGTGCGGTCTCGGACGCGCCGACGCCTTCGGCGTCCTGCCACCGTCCCCAGCGTGGTGTGTCGCCGAGGCAGTGTTCCCAGTCCCATGAGAACCGGCCGAAACCCGCAGGACGGGTCCACCGCTGCGAGTGTTCGTGCAGGGACGCGGTGATGCGCCCGAGGGTCTGGAAATCGTCGAGGGTCAACGATTCCTCGTCGGGCTCGGCGCCGCCGACCATCTCGAAGTGCACCACGTGACGCGGGACCGCGTCGGAATCGGCGGGGTCGACCGTGACCACACGGCGTCCGTCGCGCGCGGGCACCACCGTGGGCACCGTGACATCGCTGTCGGTGCGCAGGGCAGCCAACCAGTCGAGTTCGGACTCGATCTCGTGCGGCTGGTGGTAGTCCTGCCGGTGAACCCTCAGGATCGACTGGTGCTCGCCGTCCTCGACCAGGTAGGTCGCGTTCTCGGACAGGTTGAGCAGTCGCAGGGACGCGTTGTCGGAGACGTCGTAATGCGTCAGTGCCTGTTGTGCGATGGTGACATCGTCGGTGATCACGCCCATCAGTGTTCCTGCCCTTCGATCGCGCTCAGCACGGTGGTGATGTGATCGCGCGCCACCGTCACCTCATCGGTGCTGCCACCGATGTAGAGGCGTCCGGCCGCGCCGATCATCTGCACGTCGACCACGGTAAGCCCGGGAGCCACGCGCTCGGCCTCATTGGCCGCCACCGCCGCGAACAACGCCGGCGTCATCTCGTACACCAGCAGCGACTGCCCCGGCAGGATCATCGACGCCTGCCGGTTGCGGTTGAGGATGACCGCGTGCTGGTCGGTGATGTCGGTGATGATGTCGTGGAAGAGCACGCGCGGGCGCAACTGGTCCTCGGCCCTGTTGCCCGTGCCCGCGAGGATCGCCTCGCCCGCGCGACGTACCTCGTCGAGGCTGGCCGAGTGGATCTCCAGTACGCCGAACTGCCGCTCGACGTAGAGGATTCCGGGCTGGACGCCCGGCACCGCGCGCAGCGCCAGGTCGATCACGCGCTCGATCGCCAGTGCCGGGGACACCTCGACGATCAGCGCGTGCTCGCCCTCGTACGGCGGATAGCCGCGGGCCCGGGTCGGGGTACCGAGGTAGGCCGCGAACTGCCGCTGCAGGTCTTCGACCAGCAGGTAGACGCGGATCTGGGTACGGATCCTCTCGGTTTCCGGTGCGACCATGGCTACTTGCTGGACACCGAGAAGTGCGCGCCCAGTTCGCTGTGCGGACGCGGGATGACATGCACGCTGACGAGTTCGCCGACCTGCGAGGCGGTTTCGGCGCCGGCCTCGGTCGCGGCCTTGACCGCGCCGACCTCACCCGTGACGATCACCGCGACGAGTCCGTCGCCCACCTGCTGGCGGTCGGTGATGGTGACGTTGGCGGCCTTGACCATGGCGTCGGCAGCGGCCAGGGCGGCCACGTAACCCTTGGTCTCGATCAATCCGATTGCGTTGCTGGACATGGGTTTATCTCCTTACTCGGCGGGGTTGCTATCTGATCTGGTGTCGATGGAGCCGATGATGAGGGCGTCGATCGGCGGTGGCGTCCCGGTGAACCAACTCGACGCCACCGAGCCCTGGGCGATCAGGACGTGTTCGCCCACGCCGCTGCCGAGGACGTCGAAGGCGATCATCCGGCTGCCGGTGCCCTCGACCTCGACCTCCAGGAACGCGCCGGCCGGGATGCCCTCGATCCGGCGCGTCGACCACACATTGCCGGTGACGGTCGCTCTCAACACGTTCGCTCCTTGATGGTCATCTGCGCTCCTTTTCGATCACGATTCCCAGCGTCCGGGCCTTCTCGCGGGCCAGCGGCGTGAGCACCGCGCGCGGGCCGAGCACCAGGGTGCCGCCGGCCAGGTCGGCGATGTGCCGTTCGGTGACGGCGCCGCTGTCGATCCGGTGCGTGACCTGCGCCTGTCCGTTCGCCATGGCCGCGCCCGATCCCGGAGCCAGCCGGAAGCGCAGCCGCCCGGCCTTGAGGTCGGCGCGTGTCTTGGGACTTTCGAAGAGCCGCAGAAGCTTCCGCACGAATGTGTCGAGATCCTTGTCGTCGGTCAGGCGCACGGTCTCGGTGCGGTTGCGTCCCTCGACGGCCCGTGGCCCCGTCGGTTCCAGGCCCATCTGGTCGGCGACGGTCGCACGTGGCGGGGGCGCAGGCGGGGCCGGCTTCGATGCCTGATTCGACGCCTGCGCCGACGAGGAGTTCAGGCTGCCCACGGCCTCGCGCACGACTTCCCGTACCAGGGCGCGCAATTCCTCACGCGTGATGCCCATGCTCACGCACCCTGCAGGACGGCGAGCGCGTCACGCGCGGCGTCGGCGGCCTGGCGGACGTCGGCCTCGGTTCCTGAGAGGTACACGCGACCGGTGGCGCCGATCATGCGGAAGTCCACAACTTTGACGTCGGCGGCCTTCTCGGCCTCGTTGGTGGCGAGGATGGCGTACGACGCCGGGGCCACCTCGAGCACGAACAGCGATTCACCGGGGAGCACCATCGATCCGATCTTGTTGCGGTTGATCAGGAATGCGTGCTGGTGGTCGATGCTGGAGATGATGCGTGACGCCAGGATCTCGGGCCGTACCGCGGCGTCGGGATCGCCGCCCAGGTAGTCCAGCGCGGCGTCGGCGGCGGCCTTCACCGCGCCGGTCTCACCGTGGAACTCCAGATAGCCGAACTGGCGCTCGACCACCAGGATCCCGGCCTTCACCTCGGCGTGCTTGAGGGCGACGTCGGTGACACCCTCGATGTCGAGTCCCGGTGCCACCTCGATGATCTGGGCGGCCATGTTCGCGCGGGGCAGCGCACCCTTGATCCAGGTGCCCAGGTACGACATCGTCTGCGGCTGGAGCCGGTCGATGAAGATGAAGGAACGTAGTTCTGCCACTTTGGGGGTCACCTCTTGATCAGTTGGGCGAGTTCTTCGACGACCAGCGCGCGTAGTTCGGCGCGCAGCGCGTCCAGGTTGACGTCCGTTGTGCGCGAGGGGCTCTGGTAGGAGCGCTGCGGAGCCGCCTGGATCACGGCGCCGTCGCGGTCGTTGGAGGCGCGCGGATACGCCGGTACCGGCCCGGCGGGCGCACGCCACGGATCGATTCCGGTGAAGTTGCCCATCACGACGCCCGGGTCACTGTTGTAGGCGATGCGGGTCCAGTTCACGAGGTTGTGCGGCTGCAGGTTCTCACCGATGGAACTGCGGCCCACGAAACCGGTGCCGATGGTCATCGACGGGGCGAGGTTGGTGTCCAGGCCCGCGCTGCCGGTGCTGTTGCCGACGTTGACCGAGACCCGGAGCACGGGGACCTGTGCCGCGAAATCGGTGATCACTGCGGGGTTTTCGCTGTGGATGGCGGCCGAGTGCCCGGCGCCGCCGATCCGCACCACCGCGCGGGCCGCCCGGATGCCGCGCGCGGCGTCGGCCACAGTGGTCATGCCGAGCACCGGGGACAGCTTCTCGTGGGCCAGCATCTCCTCGGCGATCACGTGGTCGAACGGTGCGATCAGCACGCGCGTCTTGGGTGTGACCCGCAACCCGGCCTGACCGGCGATCCACGCGGCGTCGCGCCCGACCACGTCGGTGTTGAGGTGACCGTCGGCGAACATGTACGCGCGCAGCCGCCGGGCCCCGTCCTCGTCGAGGATGTGGGCGCCCGCGCGGGTGAGCGCGGCGCGGAGTTTGTCGGCGACGGCGTCCTCGGCGATCAGCACGGATTCGTTGGTGCACAGCACCGAGTTGTCGAAGGCCTTGCTGTCGACGATGCGCTGCGCGGCGGCGGCGACATCGGCGCTCGCGTCGACGAGGACGGGGACATTGCCCGGTCCGACGCCCAGTGCTGGGTTGCCCGACGAGTACGCCGCGCGCACCACGGCGGTGCCGCCGGTCGCGACGATGACGTCGGTGCGCTCGTCGGCCATGAGGGCCTGCACCAGCGGGATGGACGGCTCGTCGATCACCTGCACCACGCCGTCGGGCGCCCCCGCCGCCACCGCGGCCTCGGCCAGCACACGGGCGGCCTCGGCCGAACACCGCGCCGCACGCGGGTGCGGCGCGACCACCACGGCGTTGCGGGTCATCAGCGCCAGAATCGTCTTGAAGTACACCGTGGCAACGGGATTGGTGGTGGGCGTCAGCGCCAGGACCACGCCCGCCGGCCGCGGGAGTTCGACGATCTTGCGGTCCGGATCGACCCGGGGGGAGATGTAGTCGTGCCCGCGGTAGTACTCGACGATTCCCCTCGAACACGCCCGGTTCTTGCGGACCTTGTCCGCGACCACGCCCATGCCGGTCTCGGCCACCGCGTCGGCGGCGAACCGCTCGGCATGAGCGTGTGCGGCCTCGGCCACGGCTGCGACGATGCCCTCGACCGTCGCCGCGTCGTACTCGCCGTAGGCCGCAGCGGCCCAGCGCGCACGCTCGAGCATGTGGCCGGCCCGCGCGGTGTCGACTGCGCTGCGCCGGTCTTGGATCACTTCGCTCACCCGTTCCTCCGTCCGGTGACAGTCGCCCGCGCCCGGCCCACCGCGACCTCGAGGCGGTCCAGCACGTCCTCGCAGAGCTCGCGGGACAGCAGCAGGCCCGGTTTGAACTGCAGTACACGGGGATCCAGCGTCGAGAAGATCGCCCACACCCCGTTCTCGTAGAGTTCGCGCATCACGAACTTGGCGCCTTCGGGGTGGTCGAACTCGAGTCCGATCACCACCCCGTTCTGCCGGATGCCGACGAACCAGTCCGGGTAGTCGGCCTGGATGCGCCGCAACCCGGTGTCGAAGATGTCGGCGATGTAGTGCACCATCGAGCGCACCTCGGGCCGGGTGCAGATCTCCAGCGTCTTGATCGCCGCGACACAGCCGAGTTCGGCCCCACCGAAGGTGGAGATGTGGCCGAACCCGTCCTGGTCGAGCCACCGCGCGGCCCGCTCACCGAGCAGCACCGCCGAGATGGGGTACATGCCGCCCGAAAGGCCCTTGCCCGTCACGATGATGTCCGGGTCGATGCCGTGCTTGGTGATGCCCCACAGCTCGCCCGTGCGCATCAGCCCGGTCTGCACCTCGTCGGCGATGTAGAGCGTGCCGTGCCTCTCGGTCAGCGCCTTGACGGCTTCGAGGTAACCCGGTGGGGGAAGCGGGAATCCGTAGGTCGCGGGGATGGTCTCCATGATCACCGCGGCCACGTCGCCGCCGGCGAGTGCGGCCTCCATGGCACCGATGTCACCGAAGGGCACCTGGATGAACTCGTCGGGCCGGTCGGCGAGGAACAGTTTGGCGAACCGGTCGTCGCCGGTGGCGACCGCCAGGCCGGTGTGCCCGTGGTAGGCCTTGATGACCGAGACGATCTTGCGGCGCTGGGTTCCGTGGCGCGCGCTCTTGAGTGCGATGTCGATGGCCTCGCCGCCGCCGGAACCGAACGCGACCTTCTTGATGGACGCGGGCGCGGTTTCCACGAGGCGCTTGGCGAGTGCGGTCCTGGCAACCGACGGGAAGTGGTGGTTGCCGACGTCGAAGTGCGCCATGCCTTCCGAGATCGCCTGCATCACTTCGGGATTGCGGTGACCGATGTTGTAGGTGCCGCCGTTGAGGTGGAGGTCGATGAGCCGGCGTCCGCTCATGTCCCACAGGAAGTACCCCTCCCGGCGGTCGATCACCAGATCGACGCCGGAGTCGGTCCAGAACTGGGTCTTGTCCGGATTCCAGAACGCCTTGGCCTGGTCCAGCACATCGGCTTTGGACGCGAACGCGAACGTGCCGTAGTCGTACATGCGGCTCCCTCTTGAGCTACCGGGTAGCTGTGATGGCCCTCACCGTAAAAGGTTGCAACCATTTCTGTCAATGGTGTGAAGAACCTCTTGCATCTGAGATTTGGTAGTGCCAATATACGTACGGTTCAAGATGTGGTCCACGCCACACCTGGCCTACACTGTAACCTGGAAGGTAAGCCGCTAGATGACCGAACAATCCGTCGCTGGTAGCGAAAACGCAGCTCACGACATACAACGCCTCAAGCGGAACGCCGTCGGCACCGTCGGGGTGATCTTCATGGCGGTGGCCACCGCCGCCCCGATCACCGCAATGGTCGGCAACGTTCCGATCGCCGTCGGTTTCGGAAATGGTTCACACGCTCCCGCGGGCTACTTCGTCGCCACGGTGGTTCTGGGCCTGTTCGCCATCGGCTACGCGACGATGGCCAAGCACATCACCGCCACCGGCGCGTTCTACGGGTACATCTCCCATGGTCTCGGGCGCATCGTCGGTATGGCCGCAGGCGGTCTCATCACGATGGCCTACGTCGTGTTCGAGGCCTCGCTGATCGGTATCTTCTCGTTCTTCTTCCAGAACTTCCTGGACTCCCAGCTCGGCATCCACATCCACTGGATCATCCCGGCCCTGCTGATGCTGGCCACCAACGCGATCCTGACGTACTTCGACGTCAACCTGACCGCCAAGGTGCTGGGCGTGTTCCTGGTGACCGAGATCGTCATGCTCGCCCTCGGTGCGGTGGCGGTGCTGTTCCGCGGCGGTGGACCCGACGGGTTCGCGGTCAATGAGATCCTCAATCCCGCAGGAGCATTCAGTCCCGCAGCCGGCATCGTCGGTGCGAGCGCCGGACTCGGTCTGTTCTTCGCGTTCTGGTCGTGGGTCGGATTCGAGTCGACGGCCATGTACGGCGAGGAATCACGCAACCCCAAGCGGATCATCCCCCGCGCCACCATGATCGCCGTCCTCGGCGTCGGCGTGTTCTACGTGTTCATCTCCTGGATGGCCATCGCGGGAACCGGTCCGCAGCAGTCGATCGAGCTCGCGCAGGACGCCAACACGGCGTCGGAGATCTTCTTCGCGCCCGTCCGTGACACCTACGGCGAGTGGGCCATCACGGTGTTCAACATCCTGCTGGTCACGGGATCGTTCGCGTGCGGCATGGCGTTCCACAACTGCGCGTCGCGGTATCTGTACGCGCTCGGCCGTGAGGGCCTGTCGCGGGGTCTGCAGAAGACCCTGGGCGCCACGCATCCCACCCACGGGTCGCCGTACATCGCGTCGTTCGTGCAGTCCGCCATCGCACTGGTGATCGTGTTGTCGTTCCTGTTCGCGGGCATGGATCCGTACGTGCACATGTACACGCTGCTGGCGATCCTCGGGACCATGGCCATCCTGATCGTGCAGTCGCTGTGCGCGTTCTCGGTGATCAGTTACTTCCACATCCACAAGAACCATCCGGAGTCCAAGCACTGGTTCAAGACACTCGTCGCGCCCGGCCTCGGCGGTCTCGGCATGCTGTATGTCGTGTACCTGCTGTGGGAGCACAAGGACACCGCGGCCGGAACCGCCTCGGGCACACTGCTGTTCAAGCTCACACCGTGGATCGTGGTGAGTGTGTTCGTGCTCGGCGCGGCCCTGGCCACCTACTTCAAGCTGCGGGACCCCCGCCGCTACGGGTTGATCGGCCGCATCGTCTACGACGAAGCCGTCGAACGCGACTAGACGGAAAGTGACGGACGGTGGATTCCTACGACCGTGACGTCATGCGGTTCGTCCTCGCGTGGGCTCCCTTCGGGGGTCCACGCGAGGACGACGTCTGGGTCTCGTTCGGCGTGTCGGTCGGGCAACTTGGTGAGAGGTTCGCCGATGCGGTCATGCGCTGCCGTCTGCGCGCCGCGGCGCTGTCCGATCCCGACCGGGATCTGCTCGCCCGCGCAGGGGCGCATCTGCGTGATCTGCAGCAGTTGTGTGCCGCGACGGAATCAGGTGAGCGCACGCTTGAGGAACGCGCATTGCGCGTTCCGAAAGGCGCGTGACACAGCTGCTTTCGGCGCGACGCCGTCGAAACCGTGGAACGCGCCGTGCACCACATCGATCTCGCAGGGCACGCCCGCGGCATGCAGCCGCCCGGCGTAGGCCAGGTCCTCGTCGTGGAACAGATCGAGGGTGCCCACCCCGACCCATGCCCGCGGCAGGCCGCTGAGGTCCTCACGGCGGGCCGGTACCGCGACGTCCGGATCCGCGTCACCCAGGTACGCCTTCCACCCGAACCGGTTGCTGCCCTGGTTCCACAGCCGCTGCCCCGGATGGTCGAGGCTCGGTACGAAACTGCTGCGGTCGTCGAGCATGGGATACACCAGCAGCTGCGCTGCGACGTCGATCCCGCGGTCACGCGCCAGCAGCGCGAGGGAGGCCGCCAGGCCACCACCGGCGCTCGCACCGCCGATCGCCACCCGGGCCGGATCGACCGAAGGCAGCGCGGTCAGCCACCGCAGCGCGGCGAAGCAGTCCTCGAGCCCGGCAGGATACGGATTCTGCGGTGCCAGGCGGTACTCCACCGAAGCGACCGTGACACCCGCCTGCCTGGCGAACTGCAGACATTGCGCGTCGTCCTGGGCCGCGCTGCCCAGCACATAGCCGCCGCCGTGGATCCACACGAGCGCCGGGCCGGGAAGAGTTGTCGAGGCGGGTGGCCGGAACAACCGGATGCCGACACCCGACGGCAGGGTCAGCACCTCACACCCCGGAGGCACCCGCCGGCCCATCAACCTGGTCAGGCGCTGGAAAACCGGCAGCGTCGCGCGGTTCACCATGTGCCGTGGGATGTAGCGGGCGACGCGTTCGAGATCGGGATGGAACCGGGTCGGGGTGGTGGCCGTCACAGAGTAGTTCTACCCAAAGCAAGGGCCTTCTATTTCCGGAACCAGGAAAAGCCGGCATCAGAGGTAAGACCGGGCGTTCTCGGGACGTCAATGAACGTGGAGATCAATCAGAGGTACGACTTCATCGTGTGCGGTTCGGGATCGTCGGGTTCGGTGGTGGCCCGGCGCCTGGCCGAGAACCCGGACGCCGATGTCCTGCTGTTGGAGGCGGGCGGCAGTGACGACGTGCCCGAGGTCCAGCAGGCCGTGCAGTGGCCCGAGAATCTCGGCAGCCCCCGCGACTGGCAGTTCGAGGCCCAGGCCAACCCGCATCTCAACGGACGCGCGATTCCCATGAACATGGGCAAGGTGCTCGGCGGCGGTTCGAGTATCAACGTGATGATGTGGTCACGCGGGCACCGGAACGACTGGGACTTCTTCGCCGCGGAAGCCGGCGACGAAGGCTGGGGGTATGAGGCCGTACTCGACATCTACCGGCGCATCGAGGACTGGCAGGGCAAGCCCGACCCGCAGTACCGGGGGACCGACGGCAACGTCTACGTGCAACCGGCCCCTGACCCAAACCCCATCGCCGACGCCGCGGTGGCCGCCGCGGCGTCGGTGGGCATCCCGGCGTTCGACCATCCCAACGGCGCCATGATGGAAGGCGCCGGCGGTGCCGCGCTGAGCGATATCCGTGTACGCGACGGGATCCGGCAGTCCGTCTTCCGTTCCTATGTCCATCCGTACCTGGGCCGGCCGAACCTCACGGTGCTCACCGGGGCGGTGGTGACGCGGGTGACGCTCGACGGACACCGCGCGAGCGGGGTCGAGTTCGTCCGTGACGGAGTCACGTTCCGGGTCGCGGCGGGCAGCGAGGTGGTGCTGGGTCTCGGTGCGATCAACACGCCAAAGGTGTTGATGCTCTCCGGTATCGGGGACAGTGCCGAACTGGCCCGGCACGGCATCAAGACCGTCGTGCACCTGCCGGGGGTGGGGCGCAACCTGCAGGATCATCCCGCGTTCGGCTGCGTGTGGGAGTACGACGTCGCACTGGAGCCGCGCAACACCGGGTCTGAGGCAACGTACTTCGCGAAGAGCGATTCCCGCCTCGACACCCCGGACCTGCAGACGTGTCAGATCGAGGCGCCCTTCGCCAGCGCCGAGACCATCGCACGATTCGGCCTGCCGCAGGCCGCATGGACGATGTTCGCCGGAATCGTGCGGCCCGAGAGCCGCGGCAGTGTGCGGCTCACCGGGTGTTCGCCCGACGATCCGGTGCGCATCGACGCCAACATGCTCTCCGACCCGGCCGATATGACCGCCGCGATGATCGCGGTCGAACTGTGCCGCGAGATCGGCAACGCCGCACCGCTGTCCGCGCACGCCAAGCGCGAGGTCATGCCGGGAAACCTCAAGGGCCGCGACCTCGAACGGTTCATCCGCGACGCGGCGGTCTCCTACTGGCACCAGAGCGGCACCGCGAAGATGGGCCGCGACGAGATGTCGGTGGTCGACGGAAATCTGCGGGTTCACGGCATCGAGCGTCTTCGCATCGCCGATGCATCTATCATGCCCCGCATAACCACCGGCAATACGATGGCACCCTGCGTCGTCATCGGCGAACGCGCCGCACAACTGATCCGAGACACCTACGCCGCCAAGGAGCCCGCTCATGAGTGAAACCAAGATCACCGTGATCTACGACAATCCCACGGATCCGGCCGCTTTCGAGGCCGCCTACCCCACCGAACAACTCGAGGCCGCACGCCGCATCCCGGGGTACCTGCGGCTTGAGGCGTCGAAGGTGTGGCCCAAGGAGGACGGCAGCCCCACGCCGGCGTACCGGTGCCTCGACCTGTACTACCCGGACTACGCGACCGCGTGCGAAGCGGTCACCACCCCGGAGGCCGGTGCGTTCTTCGAGGCCATGGGCCGGCTGGCCACCGGGGGTGTGCGCGTGCTGATGTCCGACGTCGAGGTGCCTGCGGTGTAGGAAGCCGCGTGGGCTTGAGCTTCCCCCTGCGGGAACGCACAAGCTCACCGTATGAGCAATCAACGACCGCTTGAGGGTAGACGTGCGCTGGTCACCGGTGGCACCAAGGGTGCAGGCGCCGCCGTCGTCCGGACACTGCGCGCCTCGGGTGCGCACGTCACCGCCGTGGCCAGACGGCCCGGCGGTGACGCCGACGAGTTCGTCGCCGCGGATGTCATGTCCGAGGCCGGGATCGCCGAGATCGCCACGCACGTGCGCGCCACCGGAGGAGTGCACATCCTGGTGCACGTGGCCGGTGGATCCTCCTCGCCGGCAGGAGGATTCGCCGCCCTTTCCGAGCAGGACTGGATCGACGAGCTCAACCTGAACCTGCTGTCGGCGGTCCGGCTC
Coding sequences:
- the fabG gene encoding 3-oxoacyl-ACP reductase FabG, which codes for MFTSLEGRSAIVTGGSKGIGRGIAETFANAGVDVVITGRNQDDLDRTVADLSGTRGKVTALRADVTDPEDARRTVAETVSRHGGLDIVCANAGIFPSGRLEDLTPDDIEQVLGVNFKGTVYIVQAALQALTASGHGRVVVTSSITGPITGYPGWSHYGASKAAQLGFLRTAAMELAPKKITINAVLPGNIMTEGLDEMGQDYLDQMASAIPAGRLGSVADIGNAALFFATDEAAYVTGQTLVVDGGQVLPESHLAIAEL
- a CDS encoding phosphotransferase enzyme family protein, with amino-acid sequence MGVITDDVTIAQQALTHYDVSDNASLRLLNLSENATYLVEDGEHQSILRVHRQDYHQPHEIESELDWLAALRTDSDVTVPTVVPARDGRRVVTVDPADSDAVPRHVVHFEMVGGAEPDEESLTLDDFQTLGRITASLHEHSQRWTRPAGFGRFSWDWEHCLGDTPRWGRWQDAEGVGASETALLTRAQDLLHRKLKEYGSGPDRYGLIHADLRLANLLVDSSTPQRTITVIDFDDCGFGWYFYDFGTAVSFIEDDPRLGEWQESWVAGYRSRRELAAADEAMLPSFVFLRRLLLLAWMGSHTHSRESATKAISYAAGSCALAERYLSSDGLRLT
- a CDS encoding BMC domain-containing protein: MSSNAIGLIETKGYVAALAAADAMVKAANVTITDRQQVGDGLVAVIVTGEVGAVKAATEAGAETASQVGELVSVHVIPRPHSELGAHFSVSSK
- a CDS encoding EutN/CcmL family microcompartment protein, encoding MLRATVTGNVWSTRRIEGIPAGAFLEVEVEGTGSRMIAFDVLGSGVGEHVLIAQGSVASSWFTGTPPPIDALIIGSIDTRSDSNPAE
- a CDS encoding BMC domain-containing protein is translated as MAELRSFIFIDRLQPQTMSYLGTWIKGALPRANMAAQIIEVAPGLDIEGVTDVALKHAEVKAGILVVERQFGYLEFHGETGAVKAAADAALDYLGGDPDAAVRPEILASRIISSIDHQHAFLINRNKIGSMVLPGESLFVLEVAPASYAILATNEAEKAADVKVVDFRMIGATGRVYLSGTEADVRQAADAARDALAVLQGA
- a CDS encoding aldehyde dehydrogenase family protein translates to MLERARWAAAAYGEYDAATVEGIVAAVAEAAHAHAERFAADAVAETGMGVVADKVRKNRACSRGIVEYYRGHDYISPRVDPDRKIVELPRPAGVVLALTPTTNPVATVYFKTILALMTRNAVVVAPHPRAARCSAEAARVLAEAAVAAGAPDGVVQVIDEPSIPLVQALMADERTDVIVATGGTAVVRAAYSSGNPALGVGPGNVPVLVDASADVAAAAQRIVDSKAFDNSVLCTNESVLIAEDAVADKLRAALTRAGAHILDEDGARRLRAYMFADGHLNTDVVGRDAAWIAGQAGLRVTPKTRVLIAPFDHVIAEEMLAHEKLSPVLGMTTVADAARGIRAARAVVRIGGAGHSAAIHSENPAVITDFAAQVPVLRVSVNVGNSTGSAGLDTNLAPSMTIGTGFVGRSSIGENLQPHNLVNWTRIAYNSDPGVVMGNFTGIDPWRAPAGPVPAYPRASNDRDGAVIQAAPQRSYQSPSRTTDVNLDALRAELRALVVEELAQLIKR
- a CDS encoding aspartate aminotransferase family protein encodes the protein MYDYGTFAFASKADVLDQAKAFWNPDKTQFWTDSGVDLVIDRREGYFLWDMSGRRLIDLHLNGGTYNIGHRNPEVMQAISEGMAHFDVGNHHFPSVARTALAKRLVETAPASIKKVAFGSGGGEAIDIALKSARHGTQRRKIVSVIKAYHGHTGLAVATGDDRFAKLFLADRPDEFIQVPFGDIGAMEAALAGGDVAAVIMETIPATYGFPLPPPGYLEAVKALTERHGTLYIADEVQTGLMRTGELWGITKHGIDPDIIVTGKGLSGGMYPISAVLLGERAARWLDQDGFGHISTFGGAELGCVAAIKTLEICTRPEVRSMVHYIADIFDTGLRRIQADYPDWFVGIRQNGVVIGLEFDHPEGAKFVMRELYENGVWAIFSTLDPRVLQFKPGLLLSRELCEDVLDRLEVAVGRARATVTGRRNG
- a CDS encoding APC family permease, whose protein sequence is MTEQSVAGSENAAHDIQRLKRNAVGTVGVIFMAVATAAPITAMVGNVPIAVGFGNGSHAPAGYFVATVVLGLFAIGYATMAKHITATGAFYGYISHGLGRIVGMAAGGLITMAYVVFEASLIGIFSFFFQNFLDSQLGIHIHWIIPALLMLATNAILTYFDVNLTAKVLGVFLVTEIVMLALGAVAVLFRGGGPDGFAVNEILNPAGAFSPAAGIVGASAGLGLFFAFWSWVGFESTAMYGEESRNPKRIIPRATMIAVLGVGVFYVFISWMAIAGTGPQQSIELAQDANTASEIFFAPVRDTYGEWAITVFNILLVTGSFACGMAFHNCASRYLYALGREGLSRGLQKTLGATHPTHGSPYIASFVQSAIALVIVLSFLFAGMDPYVHMYTLLAILGTMAILIVQSLCAFSVISYFHIHKNHPESKHWFKTLVAPGLGGLGMLYVVYLLWEHKDTAAGTASGTLLFKLTPWIVVSVFVLGAALATYFKLRDPRRYGLIGRIVYDEAVERD
- a CDS encoding alpha/beta hydrolase, with the translated sequence MTATTPTRFHPDLERVARYIPRHMVNRATLPVFQRLTRLMGRRVPPGCEVLTLPSGVGIRLFRPPASTTLPGPALVWIHGGGYVLGSAAQDDAQCLQFARQAGVTVASVEYRLAPQNPYPAGLEDCFAALRWLTALPSVDPARVAIGGASAGGGLAASLALLARDRGIDVAAQLLVYPMLDDRSSFVPSLDHPGQRLWNQGSNRFGWKAYLGDADPDVAVPARREDLSGLPRAWVGVGTLDLFHDEDLAYAGRLHAAGVPCEIDVVHGAFHGFDGVAPKAAVSRAFRNAQCAFLKRALT
- a CDS encoding GMC family oxidoreductase encodes the protein MNVEINQRYDFIVCGSGSSGSVVARRLAENPDADVLLLEAGGSDDVPEVQQAVQWPENLGSPRDWQFEAQANPHLNGRAIPMNMGKVLGGGSSINVMMWSRGHRNDWDFFAAEAGDEGWGYEAVLDIYRRIEDWQGKPDPQYRGTDGNVYVQPAPDPNPIADAAVAAAASVGIPAFDHPNGAMMEGAGGAALSDIRVRDGIRQSVFRSYVHPYLGRPNLTVLTGAVVTRVTLDGHRASGVEFVRDGVTFRVAAGSEVVLGLGAINTPKVLMLSGIGDSAELARHGIKTVVHLPGVGRNLQDHPAFGCVWEYDVALEPRNTGSEATYFAKSDSRLDTPDLQTCQIEAPFASAETIARFGLPQAAWTMFAGIVRPESRGSVRLTGCSPDDPVRIDANMLSDPADMTAAMIAVELCREIGNAAPLSAHAKREVMPGNLKGRDLERFIRDAAVSYWHQSGTAKMGRDEMSVVDGNLRVHGIERLRIADASIMPRITTGNTMAPCVVIGERAAQLIRDTYAAKEPAHE